A portion of the Girardinichthys multiradiatus isolate DD_20200921_A chromosome 23, DD_fGirMul_XY1, whole genome shotgun sequence genome contains these proteins:
- the LOC124860669 gene encoding catenin delta-1-like isoform X3, whose protein sequence is MEQCENAAALLESVREQEVQFEQLTRALEEERRKVGLPATSPTALGHPFPHTQNGCLGDADIERLKLTDSYINGTQYRMVDPAHGALDGSYTPEDESQEVHSVFSEEGTTRRADNGMKKPVSRTVPPSHSSIDGMLSSGMGVYGATLYRPSAVGDYPTATVPRNYHYGPMGGYEDYRGGPPSEAYASLSRGSRMDERYRPVDTYRTLDSGYRAPSRQQLDPYAAQPQVSRGMRALGSALEMRYGHGHYGLEDDQRSMGYDEYGMGPPPMHPGGYGTMPRLGLGPGGIDRRRLRSCEDTLDSDVGGVDPYAWGIPMTLERGSMASLDSTLRKAAPKSWRQPELPEVIAMLNYRLDPVKTNAAAFLQHLTFKNDMVKSEVRRLRGIPALVSMLDHPIKEVHHSACGALKNISYGRDADNKIAIKNCDGVPALVKLLRKTRDQDLTDTITGTLWNLSSHDSVKMEIVDHGLNALANEVIVPHSGWERGGSGGEESCKPRHLEWETSLTNTAGCLRNVSSERSEARRKLRECSGLVDSLMYIVQSQINRKDVDNKLVENCVCLLRNLSYQVHREVPGCERYIEAAPVNQGPTSANKGGCFGSRKGKDEWFSKGKKDGDDGSADAYDFPKRTTPAKGYELLFQPEVVLVYTSLLKESKNPSVLEAAAGALQNLCAGRWTFARYIRAMVRLEKGLPIVTELLAHNNDRVVRAMSGALRNLAIDSRNRDLLGVHALPNLVAVLPEGQSQSRRNLSEETIVSVLSTLAEVLGNNLEAAKKLRASAGIERLVLISKDGNRSDREVRGTGQVLQLIWAHKELRRPLEKDGWKKSDFMVNPSTTTINGPSTRANGTYEDSTTPLLDKGEKRDVIPLNDIGPDAYSTLDQKERRHTLEETTDTLPRGVYGSRKGSLPLLDSYDDKLIVCITQTGPSLPYHCY, encoded by the exons ATGGAGCAGTGTGAGAACGCAGCGGCTCTGCTGGAGTCAGTCAGGGAGCAGGAGGTGCAGTTTGAACAGCTGACCCGGGCtctggaggaggagaggaggaaaGTTGGCCTCCCTGCCACCAGCCCCACGGCCCTGGGTCACCCCTTCCCTCACACACAG AACGGGTGTTTAGGGGATGCAGACATAGAACGTCTGAAGCTGACGGACTCGTACATTAACGGCACACAG TACAGAATGGTGGACCCTGCACACGGAGCTCTTGATGGGAGCTACACACCTGAGGATGAATCCCAGGAAGTACACTCAGTCTTTTCTGAGGAAGGAACCACTCGGAGAGCAGATAATGGG ATGAAGAAACCAGTCTCGCGCACAGTCCCGCCCTCTCACTCGTCCATCGATGGGATGCTGTCGTCTGGTATGGGGGTCTACGGCGCCACACTTTACAGACCCTCTGCAGTCGGGGACTACCCCACTGCAACGGTACCCCGAAATTATCACTATGGTCCTATGGGCGGATATGAAGACTACCGGGGGGGTCCACCATCAGAGGCGTACGCCAGCCTGAGCCGGGGCTCACGCATGGATGAGCGCTACAG GCCAGTTGATACCTACAGAACCCTGGACTCTGGCTACAGGGCACCCAGCCGTCAGCAGCTGGACCCTTATGCTGCTCAGCCACAAGTGAGTCGGGGAATGAGAGCATTGGGCTCAGCGCTGGAGATGAGGTATGGCCACGGCCACTACGGTCTAGAAGATGATCAGCGCAGCATGGGATACGATGAATATGGCATGGGGCCCCCACCTATGCACCCTGGAGGCTACGGTACAATGCCTCGCCTCGGGCTAGGCCCGGGTGGTATAGACAGACGCAGACTCAG GAGCTGCGAAGACACTTTGGACAGTGATGTGGGGGGAGTTGACCCCTATGCATGGGGGATTCCCATGACATTGGAGAGGGGTAGCATGGCTTCACTGGATAGCACGCTGAGAAAGGCCGCTCCCAAATCATGGAGGCAGCCAGAACTACCAGAGGTGATAGCTATGCTGAATTACCGACTGGATCCCGTCAAGACAAATGCTGCTGCCTTCCTTCAGCATCTCACATTCAAAAATGATATG GTGAAGTCAGAAGTGCGCCGTCTGAGGGGCATTCCAGCATTGGTGTCGATGCTGGACCATCCCATTAAAGAGGTTCATCATTCAGCCTGTGGCGCGCTGAAGAACATTTCATATGGACGAGACGCAGACAACAAGATCGCCATCAAGAACTGTGATGGAGTACCTGCGCTTGTCAAGTTGTTGAGGAAAACCCGTGACCAAGACCTTACTGACACGATCACAG GCACCTTGTGGAACCTCTCCTCCCATGATTCCGTGAAGATGGAGATTGTGGACCACGGTCTGAACGCTCTAGCCAACGAGGTGATCGTTCCTCATTCGGGCTGGGAAAGAGGCGGCAGCGGTGGAGAAGAGAGCTGCAAACCACGACATTTGGAGTGGGAAACCTCCTTGACCAACACGGCTGGCTGCCTCAG GAATGTGAGTTCAGAACGGAGCGAGGCAAGACGAAAGCTGAGAGAATGCTCGGGGTTGGTGGATTCTCTTATGTACATTGTCCAGTCACAAATCAACCGCAAAGATGTGGATAATAAG TTGGTGGAGAATTGCGTCTGTCTTCTGAGGAACCTTTCATATCAGGTTCACCGTGAAGTCCCCGGCTGCGAACGTTACATAGAGGCGGCTCCTGTTAACCAGGGCCCGACGTCAGCCAACAAGGGAGGCTGCTTTGGTTCACGAAAGGGGAAAG ATGAGTGGTTTTCCAAAG GAAAGAAGGATGGAGATGATGGAAGTGCAGACGCTTATGATTTTCCAAAGAGGACAACACCTGCGAAAG GTTACGAGCTGCTGTTCCAGCCAGAGGTGGTCCTTGTTTACACATCTCTGCTCAAAGAGAGCAAGAATCCCTCAGTGCTTGAGGCTGCTGCCGGGGCCCTCCAGAACTTGTGTGCCGGTCGATGGACT TTTGCTCGTTATATTAGGGCCATGGTGCGTCTGGAAAAGGGTCTCCCCATAGTGACGGAGCTACTTGCTCATAATAACGATCGTGTTGTTCGGGCGATGTCTGGAGCCCTGAGGAACCTCGCTATCGACAGCCGCAACCGTGATCTCTTGG GTGTGCATGCTCTGCCTAACCTCGTGGCTGTCTTGCCTGAAGGGCAGAGCCAATCTAGGCGTAATCTGTCTGAGGAAACGATAGTGTCCGTATTGAGCACACTCGCTGAGGTGCTGGGCAATAACCTGGAGGCAGCAAAGAAGCTTAGAGCCTCAGCTGGCATTGAGAGGCTGGTGCTCATCAGTAAGGATGG CAACCGTTCTGATCGTGAGGTGCGAGGAACGGGTCAGGTGCTCCAGCTCATCTGGGCTCACAAAGAGCTGCGCCGGCCACTCGAGAAAGATGGCTGGAAGAAGTCGGACTTCATGGTGAACCCGAGTACCACAACCATCAACGGGCCGAGCACCAGAGCTAACGGCACCTACGAGGACAGTACCACACCCTTACTGGACAAAG GAGAGAAGAGGGATGTAATTCCCTTGAATGATATTGGCCCTG ATGCCTACTCTACACTGGACCAGAAGGAGAGAAGACACACTCTGGAAGAAACCACAGACACTTTACCG CGAGGGGTGTATGGGAGCAGAAAGGGCTCCCTGCCTCTGCTGGACTCCTACGATG ACAAACTCATAGTGTGCATCACCCAGACTGGGCCGTCCCTGCCCTACCACTGTTACTGA
- the LOC124860669 gene encoding catenin delta-1-like isoform X5, with protein MEQCENAAALLESVREQEVQFEQLTRALEEERRKVGLPATSPTALGHPFPHTQNGCLGDADIERLKLTDSYINGTQYRMVDPAHGALDGSYTPEDESQEVHSVFSEEGTTRRADNGMKKPVSRTVPPSHSSIDGMLSSGMGVYGATLYRPSAVGDYPTATVPRNYHYGPMGGYEDYRGGPPSEAYASLSRGSRMDERYRPVDTYRTLDSGYRAPSRQQLDPYAAQPQVSRGMRALGSALEMRYGHGHYGLEDDQRSMGYDEYGMGPPPMHPGGYGTMPRLGLGPGGIDRRRLRSCEDTLDSDVGGVDPYAWGIPMTLERGSMASLDSTLRKAAPKSWRQPELPEVIAMLNYRLDPVKTNAAAFLQHLTFKNDMVKSEVRRLRGIPALVSMLDHPIKEVHHSACGALKNISYGRDADNKIAIKNCDGVPALVKLLRKTRDQDLTDTITGTLWNLSSHDSVKMEIVDHGLNALANEVIVPHSGWERGGSGGEESCKPRHLEWETSLTNTAGCLRNVSSERSEARRKLRECSGLVDSLMYIVQSQINRKDVDNKLVENCVCLLRNLSYQVHREVPGCERYIEAAPVNQGPTSANKGGCFGSRKGKDEWFSKGKKDGDDGSADAYDFPKRTTPAKGYELLFQPEVVLVYTSLLKESKNPSVLEAAAGALQNLCAGRWTFARYIRAMVRLEKGLPIVTELLAHNNDRVVRAMSGALRNLAIDSRNRDLLGVHALPNLVAVLPEGQSQSRRNLSEETIVSVLSTLAEVLGNNLEAAKKLRASAGIERLVLISKDGNRSDREVRGTGQVLQLIWAHKELRRPLEKDGWKKSDFMVNPSTTTINGPSTRANGTYEDSTTPLLDKGEKRDVIPLNDIGPDAYSTLDQKERRHTLEETTDTLPTNS; from the exons ATGGAGCAGTGTGAGAACGCAGCGGCTCTGCTGGAGTCAGTCAGGGAGCAGGAGGTGCAGTTTGAACAGCTGACCCGGGCtctggaggaggagaggaggaaaGTTGGCCTCCCTGCCACCAGCCCCACGGCCCTGGGTCACCCCTTCCCTCACACACAG AACGGGTGTTTAGGGGATGCAGACATAGAACGTCTGAAGCTGACGGACTCGTACATTAACGGCACACAG TACAGAATGGTGGACCCTGCACACGGAGCTCTTGATGGGAGCTACACACCTGAGGATGAATCCCAGGAAGTACACTCAGTCTTTTCTGAGGAAGGAACCACTCGGAGAGCAGATAATGGG ATGAAGAAACCAGTCTCGCGCACAGTCCCGCCCTCTCACTCGTCCATCGATGGGATGCTGTCGTCTGGTATGGGGGTCTACGGCGCCACACTTTACAGACCCTCTGCAGTCGGGGACTACCCCACTGCAACGGTACCCCGAAATTATCACTATGGTCCTATGGGCGGATATGAAGACTACCGGGGGGGTCCACCATCAGAGGCGTACGCCAGCCTGAGCCGGGGCTCACGCATGGATGAGCGCTACAG GCCAGTTGATACCTACAGAACCCTGGACTCTGGCTACAGGGCACCCAGCCGTCAGCAGCTGGACCCTTATGCTGCTCAGCCACAAGTGAGTCGGGGAATGAGAGCATTGGGCTCAGCGCTGGAGATGAGGTATGGCCACGGCCACTACGGTCTAGAAGATGATCAGCGCAGCATGGGATACGATGAATATGGCATGGGGCCCCCACCTATGCACCCTGGAGGCTACGGTACAATGCCTCGCCTCGGGCTAGGCCCGGGTGGTATAGACAGACGCAGACTCAG GAGCTGCGAAGACACTTTGGACAGTGATGTGGGGGGAGTTGACCCCTATGCATGGGGGATTCCCATGACATTGGAGAGGGGTAGCATGGCTTCACTGGATAGCACGCTGAGAAAGGCCGCTCCCAAATCATGGAGGCAGCCAGAACTACCAGAGGTGATAGCTATGCTGAATTACCGACTGGATCCCGTCAAGACAAATGCTGCTGCCTTCCTTCAGCATCTCACATTCAAAAATGATATG GTGAAGTCAGAAGTGCGCCGTCTGAGGGGCATTCCAGCATTGGTGTCGATGCTGGACCATCCCATTAAAGAGGTTCATCATTCAGCCTGTGGCGCGCTGAAGAACATTTCATATGGACGAGACGCAGACAACAAGATCGCCATCAAGAACTGTGATGGAGTACCTGCGCTTGTCAAGTTGTTGAGGAAAACCCGTGACCAAGACCTTACTGACACGATCACAG GCACCTTGTGGAACCTCTCCTCCCATGATTCCGTGAAGATGGAGATTGTGGACCACGGTCTGAACGCTCTAGCCAACGAGGTGATCGTTCCTCATTCGGGCTGGGAAAGAGGCGGCAGCGGTGGAGAAGAGAGCTGCAAACCACGACATTTGGAGTGGGAAACCTCCTTGACCAACACGGCTGGCTGCCTCAG GAATGTGAGTTCAGAACGGAGCGAGGCAAGACGAAAGCTGAGAGAATGCTCGGGGTTGGTGGATTCTCTTATGTACATTGTCCAGTCACAAATCAACCGCAAAGATGTGGATAATAAG TTGGTGGAGAATTGCGTCTGTCTTCTGAGGAACCTTTCATATCAGGTTCACCGTGAAGTCCCCGGCTGCGAACGTTACATAGAGGCGGCTCCTGTTAACCAGGGCCCGACGTCAGCCAACAAGGGAGGCTGCTTTGGTTCACGAAAGGGGAAAG ATGAGTGGTTTTCCAAAG GAAAGAAGGATGGAGATGATGGAAGTGCAGACGCTTATGATTTTCCAAAGAGGACAACACCTGCGAAAG GTTACGAGCTGCTGTTCCAGCCAGAGGTGGTCCTTGTTTACACATCTCTGCTCAAAGAGAGCAAGAATCCCTCAGTGCTTGAGGCTGCTGCCGGGGCCCTCCAGAACTTGTGTGCCGGTCGATGGACT TTTGCTCGTTATATTAGGGCCATGGTGCGTCTGGAAAAGGGTCTCCCCATAGTGACGGAGCTACTTGCTCATAATAACGATCGTGTTGTTCGGGCGATGTCTGGAGCCCTGAGGAACCTCGCTATCGACAGCCGCAACCGTGATCTCTTGG GTGTGCATGCTCTGCCTAACCTCGTGGCTGTCTTGCCTGAAGGGCAGAGCCAATCTAGGCGTAATCTGTCTGAGGAAACGATAGTGTCCGTATTGAGCACACTCGCTGAGGTGCTGGGCAATAACCTGGAGGCAGCAAAGAAGCTTAGAGCCTCAGCTGGCATTGAGAGGCTGGTGCTCATCAGTAAGGATGG CAACCGTTCTGATCGTGAGGTGCGAGGAACGGGTCAGGTGCTCCAGCTCATCTGGGCTCACAAAGAGCTGCGCCGGCCACTCGAGAAAGATGGCTGGAAGAAGTCGGACTTCATGGTGAACCCGAGTACCACAACCATCAACGGGCCGAGCACCAGAGCTAACGGCACCTACGAGGACAGTACCACACCCTTACTGGACAAAG GAGAGAAGAGGGATGTAATTCCCTTGAATGATATTGGCCCTG ATGCCTACTCTACACTGGACCAGAAGGAGAGAAGACACACTCTGGAAGAAACCACAGACACTTTACCG ACAAACTCATAG
- the LOC124860669 gene encoding catenin delta-1-like isoform X1, producing MEQCENAAALLESVREQEVQFEQLTRALEEERRKVGLPATSPTALGHPFPHTQNGCLGDADIERLKLTDSYINGTQYRMVDPAHGALDGSYTPEDESQEVHSVFSEEGTTRRADNGMKKPVSRTVPPSHSSIDGMLSSGMGVYGATLYRPSAVGDYPTATVPRNYHYGPMGGYEDYRGGPPSEAYASLSRGSRMDERYRPVDTYRTLDSGYRAPSRQQLDPYAAQPQVSRGMRALGSALEMRYGHGHYGLEDDQRSMGYDEYGMGPPPMHPGGYGTMPRLGLGPGGIDRRRLRSCEDTLDSDVGGVDPYAWGIPMTLERGSMASLDSTLRKAAPKSWRQPELPEVIAMLNYRLDPVKTNAAAFLQHLTFKNDMVKSEVRRLRGIPALVSMLDHPIKEVHHSACGALKNISYGRDADNKIAIKNCDGVPALVKLLRKTRDQDLTDTITGTLWNLSSHDSVKMEIVDHGLNALANEVIVPHSGWERGGSGGEESCKPRHLEWETSLTNTAGCLRNVSSERSEARRKLRECSGLVDSLMYIVQSQINRKDVDNKLVENCVCLLRNLSYQVHREVPGCERYIEAAPVNQGPTSANKGGCFGSRKGKDEWFSKGKKDGDDGSADAYDFPKRTTPAKGYELLFQPEVVLVYTSLLKESKNPSVLEAAAGALQNLCAGRWTFARYIRAMVRLEKGLPIVTELLAHNNDRVVRAMSGALRNLAIDSRNRDLLGVHALPNLVAVLPEGQSQSRRNLSEETIVSVLSTLAEVLGNNLEAAKKLRASAGIERLVLISKDGNRSDREVRGTGQVLQLIWAHKELRRPLEKDGWKKSDFMVNPSTTTINGPSTRANGTYEDSTTPLLDKGEKRDVIPLNDIGPDAYSTLDQKERRHTLEETTDTLPRGVYGSRKGSLPLLDSYDDPRINWSKSTVVCWNRGGGLLWTCLDL from the exons ATGGAGCAGTGTGAGAACGCAGCGGCTCTGCTGGAGTCAGTCAGGGAGCAGGAGGTGCAGTTTGAACAGCTGACCCGGGCtctggaggaggagaggaggaaaGTTGGCCTCCCTGCCACCAGCCCCACGGCCCTGGGTCACCCCTTCCCTCACACACAG AACGGGTGTTTAGGGGATGCAGACATAGAACGTCTGAAGCTGACGGACTCGTACATTAACGGCACACAG TACAGAATGGTGGACCCTGCACACGGAGCTCTTGATGGGAGCTACACACCTGAGGATGAATCCCAGGAAGTACACTCAGTCTTTTCTGAGGAAGGAACCACTCGGAGAGCAGATAATGGG ATGAAGAAACCAGTCTCGCGCACAGTCCCGCCCTCTCACTCGTCCATCGATGGGATGCTGTCGTCTGGTATGGGGGTCTACGGCGCCACACTTTACAGACCCTCTGCAGTCGGGGACTACCCCACTGCAACGGTACCCCGAAATTATCACTATGGTCCTATGGGCGGATATGAAGACTACCGGGGGGGTCCACCATCAGAGGCGTACGCCAGCCTGAGCCGGGGCTCACGCATGGATGAGCGCTACAG GCCAGTTGATACCTACAGAACCCTGGACTCTGGCTACAGGGCACCCAGCCGTCAGCAGCTGGACCCTTATGCTGCTCAGCCACAAGTGAGTCGGGGAATGAGAGCATTGGGCTCAGCGCTGGAGATGAGGTATGGCCACGGCCACTACGGTCTAGAAGATGATCAGCGCAGCATGGGATACGATGAATATGGCATGGGGCCCCCACCTATGCACCCTGGAGGCTACGGTACAATGCCTCGCCTCGGGCTAGGCCCGGGTGGTATAGACAGACGCAGACTCAG GAGCTGCGAAGACACTTTGGACAGTGATGTGGGGGGAGTTGACCCCTATGCATGGGGGATTCCCATGACATTGGAGAGGGGTAGCATGGCTTCACTGGATAGCACGCTGAGAAAGGCCGCTCCCAAATCATGGAGGCAGCCAGAACTACCAGAGGTGATAGCTATGCTGAATTACCGACTGGATCCCGTCAAGACAAATGCTGCTGCCTTCCTTCAGCATCTCACATTCAAAAATGATATG GTGAAGTCAGAAGTGCGCCGTCTGAGGGGCATTCCAGCATTGGTGTCGATGCTGGACCATCCCATTAAAGAGGTTCATCATTCAGCCTGTGGCGCGCTGAAGAACATTTCATATGGACGAGACGCAGACAACAAGATCGCCATCAAGAACTGTGATGGAGTACCTGCGCTTGTCAAGTTGTTGAGGAAAACCCGTGACCAAGACCTTACTGACACGATCACAG GCACCTTGTGGAACCTCTCCTCCCATGATTCCGTGAAGATGGAGATTGTGGACCACGGTCTGAACGCTCTAGCCAACGAGGTGATCGTTCCTCATTCGGGCTGGGAAAGAGGCGGCAGCGGTGGAGAAGAGAGCTGCAAACCACGACATTTGGAGTGGGAAACCTCCTTGACCAACACGGCTGGCTGCCTCAG GAATGTGAGTTCAGAACGGAGCGAGGCAAGACGAAAGCTGAGAGAATGCTCGGGGTTGGTGGATTCTCTTATGTACATTGTCCAGTCACAAATCAACCGCAAAGATGTGGATAATAAG TTGGTGGAGAATTGCGTCTGTCTTCTGAGGAACCTTTCATATCAGGTTCACCGTGAAGTCCCCGGCTGCGAACGTTACATAGAGGCGGCTCCTGTTAACCAGGGCCCGACGTCAGCCAACAAGGGAGGCTGCTTTGGTTCACGAAAGGGGAAAG ATGAGTGGTTTTCCAAAG GAAAGAAGGATGGAGATGATGGAAGTGCAGACGCTTATGATTTTCCAAAGAGGACAACACCTGCGAAAG GTTACGAGCTGCTGTTCCAGCCAGAGGTGGTCCTTGTTTACACATCTCTGCTCAAAGAGAGCAAGAATCCCTCAGTGCTTGAGGCTGCTGCCGGGGCCCTCCAGAACTTGTGTGCCGGTCGATGGACT TTTGCTCGTTATATTAGGGCCATGGTGCGTCTGGAAAAGGGTCTCCCCATAGTGACGGAGCTACTTGCTCATAATAACGATCGTGTTGTTCGGGCGATGTCTGGAGCCCTGAGGAACCTCGCTATCGACAGCCGCAACCGTGATCTCTTGG GTGTGCATGCTCTGCCTAACCTCGTGGCTGTCTTGCCTGAAGGGCAGAGCCAATCTAGGCGTAATCTGTCTGAGGAAACGATAGTGTCCGTATTGAGCACACTCGCTGAGGTGCTGGGCAATAACCTGGAGGCAGCAAAGAAGCTTAGAGCCTCAGCTGGCATTGAGAGGCTGGTGCTCATCAGTAAGGATGG CAACCGTTCTGATCGTGAGGTGCGAGGAACGGGTCAGGTGCTCCAGCTCATCTGGGCTCACAAAGAGCTGCGCCGGCCACTCGAGAAAGATGGCTGGAAGAAGTCGGACTTCATGGTGAACCCGAGTACCACAACCATCAACGGGCCGAGCACCAGAGCTAACGGCACCTACGAGGACAGTACCACACCCTTACTGGACAAAG GAGAGAAGAGGGATGTAATTCCCTTGAATGATATTGGCCCTG ATGCCTACTCTACACTGGACCAGAAGGAGAGAAGACACACTCTGGAAGAAACCACAGACACTTTACCG CGAGGGGTGTATGGGAGCAGAAAGGGCTCCCTGCCTCTGCTGGACTCCTACGATG ACCCTCGAATAAACTGGTCTAAATCCACGGTGGTGTGCTGGAACAGAGGTGGAGGTTTATTGTGGACATGTTTAGATCTGTGA